Proteins encoded together in one Camelina sativa cultivar DH55 chromosome 9, Cs, whole genome shotgun sequence window:
- the LOC104714730 gene encoding puromycin-sensitive aminopeptidase-like — protein MFQSFESINFHRMVVLWHIQFVHIHTSRWTTSTQASFCSQERIPLKDFIMLVSALCSNLTCFCFCNLFEPALHLWPLPALSRTVYEKGAEVVRMYKTLLGSQGFRKGIDLYFERHDEQAVTCEDFFAAMRDANNADFANFLQWYSQAGTPVVKVVSSYDAEARTFSLKFSQEIPPTPGQPTKEPTFIPVVVGLLDSSGKDITLSSVHHDGTVQTISSSSTVLRVTKKEEEFVFSDISERPVPSLFRGFSAPVRVDTDLSNDDLFFLLAHDSDEFNRWEAGQVLARKLMLNLVSDFQQNKPLVLNPKFVQGLGSVLSDSSLDKEFIAKAITLPGEGEIMDMMAVADPDAVHAVRKFVRKQLASELKAELLKIVENNRSTEAYVFDHTNMARRALKNTALAYLASLEDPAYVELALNEYKMATNLTDQFAALAALAQKPGQTRDDILADFYNKWQHDYLVVNKWFLLQSTSDIPGNVENVKKLLDHPAFDLRNPNKVYSLIGGFCGSPVNFHAKDGSGYKFLGDIVVQLDKLNPQVASRMVSAFSRWKRYDETRQGLAKAQLEMIMSANGLSENVFEIASKSLAA, from the exons ATGTTTCAAAGCTTCGAATCTATCAATTTCCACAG GATGGTGGTCCTATGGCACATCCAGTTCGTCCACATTCATACATCAAG ATGGACAACTTCTACACAGGCAAGTTTCTGTTCACAAGAAAGAATTCCATTGAAAGATTTTATTATGTTAGTCTCGGCATTGTGTTCCAATCTAACGTGCTTCTGCTTTTGTAACCTTTTCGAACCTGCATTACATCTCTGGCCATTACCGGCTCTCTCAAGGACG GTTTATGAAAAG GGAGCTGAGGTTGTCAGGATGTACAAAACTCTACTCGGAAGTCAGGGGTTCCGAAAG GGAATTGATCTCTACTTTGAAAGACATGATGAGCAAGCAGTGACTTGTGAAGACTTCTTCGCTGCTATGCGTGATGCAAACAATGCAGACTTTGCTAATTTCTTGCAATG GTACTCTCAAGCTGGAACGCCAGTTGTCAAAGTGGTCTCCTCTTATGATGCTGAAGCTCGTACTTTCTCTTTAAAATTCAG TCAGGAGATACCTCCGACTCCAGGCCAGCCAACAAAAGAACCTACATTTATTCCAGTGGTTGTCGGTCTTCTGGACTCAAGTGGGAAGGACATTACACTTTCCTCTGTTCATCATGATGGTACAGTGCAGACCATTTCAAGCAGCAGCACAGTACTTCGAGTGACTAAG aaagaagaagagtttgtgtTTTCTGATATATCAGAAAGACCTGTTCCTTCCCTATTTAGGGGATTCAGTGCCCCAGTTCGTGTTGATACTGATCTCTCTAATGATGACTTGTTCTTCCTCCTAGCTCATGATTCAGATGAATTCAATCG gtGGGAGGCTGGTCAAGTTCTGGCAAGGAAGCTGATGTTGAACTTAGTTTCTGATTTCCAGCAAAATAAACCGTTGGTTCTAAACCCAAAATTTGTGCAAGGTCTCGGCAGTGTGCTTTCTGACTCAAGCTTGGACAAG GAATTTATAGCCAAAGCGATAACATTGCCTGGGGAGGGAGAGATAATGGACATGATGGCTGTGGCGGATCCTGATGCTGTTCATGCTGTTAGAAAGTTTGTAAGAAAGCAGCTTGCATCTGAACTTAAAGCCGAGCTTCTAAAGATA GTCGAGAACAACAGGAGCACAGAAGCTTATGTCTTTGACCACACAAACATGGCGAGGCGTGCTTTGAAGAACACAGCTCTAG CTTATCTTGCATCTCTCGAGGATCCAGCATATGTGGAACTTGCACTGAATGAATACAAGATGGCCACCAATTTGACCGACCAATTTGCTGCTTTGGCAGCTCTTGCCCAGAAACCTGGTCAAACCCGTGACGACATTCTTGCTGACTTCTATAACAAGTGGCAGCACGATTACTTG GTTGTTAATAAATGGTTCCTCCTTCAATCAACATCCGACATTCCTGGCAATGTAGAGAATGTCAAGAAGCTTTTGGATCACCCAGCTTTCGATCTGCGCAACCCAAACAAG GTTTACTCGCTTATTGGAGGGTTCTGCGGTTCCCCAGTGAATTTCCATGCCAAGGATGGATCAGGTTACAAGTTCTTGGGTGACATTGTTGTCCAGTTAGACAAATTGAACCCTCAG GTTGCTTCTCGTATGGTGTCTGCCTTTTCGAGGTGGAAGCGGTACGATGAAACCCGTCAAGGTCTAGCCAAG GCACAATTGGAGATGATAATGTCTGCAAATGGGTTGTCTGAGAATGTCTTTGAGATAGCCTCCAAGAGTTTGGCTGCTTGA